A window of the Acidobacteriota bacterium genome harbors these coding sequences:
- a CDS encoding glycosyltransferase family 4 protein — MNTASSVGRGEILFLSALTTDSGSGVRFWNMARVVADAGWPVTFVERLPAGLPARTHPGIAYVGIPENRRGGVQPHRSLNAPDTSSPAQADDIPPAAPSALGLAAAVLRATWRGRRIARSRPWRAVYALKPMPNAVLPALAAARGGARIVLDVDDLDFEYYPPGLQRRLVRHWFRRWPRRFNAVSYHVAPLREYLETEAGVAPERLRRITQGVDMDVFAAPTAPLPPEIAVFTGRYQTIVYMASLGITSDFGDVLPTLGRILARHADWGLLVLGHGVRLAEFRDRTAAFVDRLLFAGYAPHDTVPAILAACRAGFHYLRPEGANRYRAVMKIREYLAAGLPVVANPSADAADFGGFIALADDESGWERALAAAVAGEAAARTAAGRQFVAETLAWSRLAPDILDILGLNTVG, encoded by the coding sequence ATGAACACAGCCTCTTCGGTCGGGCGAGGCGAGATCCTGTTCCTATCCGCCCTGACCACCGACAGCGGGTCGGGGGTGCGGTTCTGGAACATGGCCCGCGTCGTCGCCGACGCCGGGTGGCCGGTGACCTTCGTGGAGCGGCTGCCGGCGGGATTGCCGGCCCGGACGCATCCCGGCATCGCCTACGTGGGCATTCCCGAGAACCGCCGGGGCGGCGTACAACCGCATCGTTCATTAAATGCTCCGGACACGAGCTCGCCTGCGCAAGCCGATGACATCCCACCGGCCGCGCCTTCCGCCTTGGGCCTGGCGGCGGCGGTGCTGCGGGCGACGTGGCGGGGCCGGCGGATCGCCCGGAGCCGGCCGTGGCGGGCGGTGTACGCGCTCAAGCCCATGCCGAACGCGGTACTGCCGGCGCTGGCCGCCGCCCGGGGCGGCGCCCGGATCGTCCTGGACGTGGACGACCTCGACTTCGAATACTATCCGCCGGGGCTGCAGCGGCGCCTGGTCCGGCATTGGTTCCGGCGCTGGCCGCGCCGCTTCAACGCCGTTTCCTACCACGTGGCGCCGCTGCGGGAGTATCTCGAAACGGAAGCCGGCGTGGCGCCGGAGCGGCTCCGCCGCATCACACAGGGCGTGGACATGGACGTCTTCGCAGCCCCCACGGCGCCGCTGCCGCCGGAAATCGCCGTGTTCACCGGCCGCTACCAGACGATCGTCTACATGGCCTCGCTGGGGATCACCTCCGACTTCGGGGACGTACTCCCCACCCTGGGGCGGATTCTGGCGCGTCACGCCGACTGGGGCCTGCTGGTGCTGGGGCACGGCGTGCGTCTCGCCGAGTTCCGCGACCGGACCGCCGCCTTTGTTGACCGCTTGCTCTTCGCCGGCTACGCGCCCCACGACACCGTGCCGGCGATTCTCGCCGCCTGCCGCGCCGGATTCCACTACCTGCGCCCCGAGGGCGCCAACCGCTACCGTGCCGTCATGAAGATCCGCGAATACCTGGCCGCCGGCCTGCCCGTGGTGGCCAACCCGTCCGCCGACGCCGCCGACTTCGGGGGCTTCATCGCCTTGGCCGATGACGAATCGGGCTGGGAACGGGCGTTGGCCGCCGCGGTGGCCGGCGAGGCCGCGGCCCGCACGGCGGCCGGGAGACAGTTCGTCGCCGAAACGCTGGCCTGGTCCCGGCTCGCTCCTGACATCCTCGACATCCTGGGGCTGAATACCGTGGGTTGA